In Cryptomeria japonica chromosome 10, Sugi_1.0, whole genome shotgun sequence, a genomic segment contains:
- the LOC131041764 gene encoding cytochrome P450 750A1-like, giving the protein MWGVNVYETRLSVPALVVSSAQMAKDILTTHDLVFGNRPVTAAARYVAYGEIDPGLAPYGPYWRHMRKISVMQLLSVKRVDAFACLREEEAAVGVRPFGTGVCMAKSLSTSQPPFPPSSPLSCGEFWRDMFLGGTETTIVTLEWAMSEMLRNPRMAKKLQEEIESIVGKHRMNDTGPDFNMLPFGAGRRGCPGAYLATRDVEFVLAQLMHCFDWKLEGNKDPSQLDMSEAFTTSIPRKVNLFAIPTFKVDMGF; this is encoded by the exons ATGTGGGGAGTTAATGTTTATGAGACTCGGCTATCTGTTCCCGCCCTCGTTGTTTCCTCTGCGCAAATGGCAAAGGATATATTGACAACACACGACTTAGTATTCGGAAACAGGCCGGTGACGGCGGCTGCAAGATACGTAGCATACGGAGAGATTGATCCAGGCTTGGCTCCGTATGGACCGTACTGGCGGCACATGCGCAAAATCAGCGTCATGCAATTGTTGAGTGTCAAGAGAGTCGACGCATTCGCCTGCCTGCGAGAGGAAGAGGCAGCTGTGGGCGTGCGTCCATTTGGGACAGGAGTCTGCATGGCAAAGTCCCTGTCAACGTCACAGCCGCCATTTCCTCCATCATCTCCTCTATCATGTGGGGAATTCTGGCGG GACATGTTCCTTGGCGGAACCGAGACAACGATTGTTACATTAGAATGGGCAATGAGTGAAATGTTAAGAAATCCTCGAATGGCCAAGAAGTTGCAAGAAGAGATTGAGTCCATAGTAGGCAAGCATCGCATG AATGATACAGGTCCAGACTTCAACATGCTTCCATTTGGTGCTGGAAGGAGAGGTTGTCCTGGGGCTTACCTTGCCACTCGGGACGTTGAGTTTGTTTTGGCTCAACTAATGCACTGCTTTGACTGGAAACTTGAAGGCAATAAAGATCCATCACAGTTGGATATGAGTGAAGCATTTACAACAAGTATCCCTCGAAAAGTGAATCTTTTCGCCATTCCTACCTTCAAAGTGGATATGGGGTTTTAG